In the genome of Sebastes umbrosus isolate fSebUmb1 chromosome 14, fSebUmb1.pri, whole genome shotgun sequence, one region contains:
- the hexim1 gene encoding protein HEXIM1 → MTEPAAGQHTHHHLKTSGIISPSGGSSSGEVLEHLPARRSRGGSGGGGPENGNRGRQRDQKPQQQQHCVDVNTDKLWQMKGGRREVCPAGNELSKCPQSAQKPHVHSGDDPHNPQGKNGEDRRPLEVHDDSHIDSDTGLDARLGKKRHRRRTSRKKRNWKPYCKLNWDERKALEEKETARASRLREEMFAKGLPVAPYNTTQFLMDEHDREEPDLNTESGVRRDNDTGSEEDYFVVDNNNEEEDDDDGSDGIGRPGNAGGEFLQRDFSETYEMYHVESLQNMTKQELVREYLELEKCMSRLEEENNRLRRAVEPGDRGGVTVDGSLVRLQELERELERLKAENTELLLQKQPSNDRGQVETN, encoded by the coding sequence ATGACAGAGCCAGCAGCGGGTCAACACACCCACCATCACCTGAAAACTTCAGGCATCATCAGCCCGTCAGGTGGGAGCAGCAGCGGAGAGGTGTTGGAGCATCTCCCGGCCAGGAGGAGCCGCGGTGGTAGTGGAGGTGGCGGGCCGGAGAACGGCAACAGGGGGCGCCAGAGAGACCAgaagccgcagcagcagcagcactgtgtgGATGTCAACACAGACAAGTTGTGGCAAATGAAAGGCGGACGTCGGGAGGTGTGCCCAGCCGGAAACGAGCTCTCAAAGTGCCCTCAAAGTGCCCAGAAACCTCACGTCCATAGCGGTGATGATCCCCACAACCCTCAGGGGAAAAACGGTGAAGACAGAAGACCGCTGGAGGTGCACGACGACAGCCACATCGACTCCGACACCGGCTTGGATGCGCGTCTGGGTAAGAAGAGGCACCGGCGCAGGACCTCCAGGAAGAAGCGCAACTGGAAGCCGTACTGCAAGCTGAACTGGGACGAGAGGAAAGCTctggaggagaaagagacagcCAGAGCGTCCAGGTTGAGAGAGGAGATGTTCGCTAAAGGGCTTCCAGTGGCGCCTTATAACACCACCCAGTTCCTGATGGACGAGCACGACAGAGAGGAGCCGGATCTCAACACCGAGAGCGGCGTCAGGCGCGACAACGACACCGGCAGCGAGGAGGACTACTTCGTGGTGGACAACAAcaacgaggaggaggatgatgatgacggCAGCGATGGGATCGGGAGACCCGGGAACGCAGGCGGGGAGTTTCTCCAGAGAGACTTTTCCGAGACCTACGAGATGTACCACGTCGAGAGCCTGCAGAATATGACCAAGCAGGAGCTGGTGCGGGAGTACCTGGAGCTGGAGAAGTGCATGTCccggctggaggaggagaacaaCCGGCTGAGGCGCGCCGTGGAGCCCGGTGACCGTGGGGGTGTGACCGTGGACGGCTCTCTGGTCCGGCTCCAAGAGCTGGAGAGGGAGCTGGAGAGACTTAAGGCTGAAAACACGGAGCTCCTTCTGCAGAAGCAGCCGAGCAACGACAGGGGACAAGTCGAGACCAATTAA